One region of Oryza sativa Japonica Group chromosome 10, ASM3414082v1 genomic DNA includes:
- the LOC4349343 gene encoding putative glucuronosyltransferase PGSIP7 isoform X2 yields MMYMGTPRDYEFYVAVRVMMRSLARIGADADRVLIASADVPADWVRAMREEDGMRVVLVENMKNPYESNLGGINRRFKLTLNKLYAWTLVDYERVVMIDSDNIFLQKTDELFQCGQFCAVFINPCYFHTGLFVLQPSMDVFKGMLHDLEIGRANSDGADQGFLVGCYPDLLDRPMFHPPENGSKLNGTYRLPLGYQMDASYYYLKLHWHVPCGPNSVITFPSAPWFKPWYWWSWPILPLGLSWHKQRWDDLGYAAEMPVILMEILMYAVIITITRLAKPGMTKLCYNRRPEKQNAMVQGLIKMSAIVAMLIAYAIPFFIIPRTVHPFMGWSMYLFGALALGVLVSNAFLLPLLAVLTPWLAIIGMFFVMAFPWYHGGIVRVLAIFGYAFCSAPFLWASLVRVMDSLQTMLEREPFFPRLGEPAQETEFSKLF; encoded by the exons ATGATGTACATGGGGACGCCGAGGGACTACGAGTTCTACGTCGCCGTGCGCGTCATGATGCGCTCCCTCGCCAGGatcggcgccgacgccgaccgcgTCCTCATCGCCTCCGCCGACGTCCCCGCCGACTGGGTCCGCGCAAT GAGGGAAGAGGATGGCATGAGAGTGGTGCTGGTGGAGAATATGAAGAATCCTTATGAGAGCAACCTTGGAGGGATCAACAGGAGGTTTAAGCTGACGCTGAACAAGCTCTATGCGTGGACCCTGGTTGACTATGAGCGCGTCGTCATGATCGACTCCGATAACATCTTCCTTCAGAAGACCGATGAGCTCTTCCAGTGTGGACAGTTCTGTGCCGTTTTCATCAACCCTTGCTACTTCCACACTGGTCTTTTCGTGCTCCAG CCTTCTATGGATGTCTTCAAAGGCATGCTTCATGACCTAGAGATTGGCCGTGCCAACTCTGATGGTGCTGACCAAGGGTTTCTTGTCGGCTGCTACCCAGACTTGCTTGATAGACCAATGTTCCACCCTCCTGAGAATGGCAGCAAGCTCAACGGGACATATCGCCTTCCTCTTGGTTATCAGATGGATGCATCCTACTACT ATCTCAAGTTGCATTGGCATGTCCCTTGTGGGCCCAACAGCGTTATCACATTCCCCAGCGCCCCTTGGTTTAAACCTTGGTATTGGTGGTCATGGCCAATCTTGCCACTGGGCCTTTCCTGGCACAAGCAACGGTGGGATGATCTTGG GTATGCCGCTGAAATGCCAGTGATCCTGATGGAGATATTGATGTACGCAGTCATTATAACCATTACCAGGTTGGCAAAGCCTGGGATGACAAAACTGTGCTATAACCGGCGGCCCGAGAAGCAAAATGCCATGGTGCAGGGGCTGATCAAGATGTCTGCAATCGTGGCCATGCTAATTGCATATGCCATCCCGTTCTTTATAATCCCACGCACGGTTCACCCATTCATGGGCTGGTCCATGTACCTGTTTGGTGCATTGGCATTGGGAGTGCTCGTGAGCAATGCCTTCTTGCTTCCATTGCTTGCTGTGCTCACGCCCTGGTTAGCTATTATTGGCATGTTCTTCGTCATGGCATTCCCGTGGTACCATGGTGGTATCGTGAGGGTTCTGGCAATCTTCGGGTACGCATTTTGTTCTGCGCCGTTCTTGTGGGCGTCTCTGGTGAGGGTGATGGACTCGTTGCAGACTATGCTCGAGAGGGAACCGTTCTTCCCTCGGCTTGGTGAACCGGCCCAGGAAACCGAATTCAGCAAGCTGTTTTGA
- the LOC4349344 gene encoding uncharacterized protein: protein MAAAKPVEPLPLLRAGADTAAAAALRRFQLPPQPPRSVRANAIRASPPSNGAGSPDELPAALLPNAARRRDGCGFSLGVDLGEARTGVAVGRGITLPRPLTVLKLRGQKLELMLLDIAQQQEADELIVGLPVSADGSETPQSNKVRSVVGRLAVQAADRGLRVYLQDEYGTTIDALEFMISRGVKRSARDVKSDAYSAMMILERYFSSSGQGAKIVLPKQPQLQSKLLEKSRQDAQV, encoded by the exons ATGGCAGCCGCGAAGCCGGTggagccgctgccgctgctacGAGCCGGCGCGgataccgccgccgccgccgctctccggagATTCCAGCTTCCGCCGCAGCCACCACGCAGTGTCAGAGCCAACGCTATCAGGGCCTCTCCTCCTTCGAACGGCGCCGGGAGCCCCGACGAGCTACCCGCCGCGCTCCTGCCcaacgcggcgcggcggcgggacggcTGCGGGTTCAGCCTCGGCGTGGACCTGGGAGAAGCACGCACCGGAGTCGCCGTCGGCAGGGGCATCACCCTCCCCCGTCCCCTCACC GTTCTGAAGCTGCGTGGGCAGAAGCTGGAGCTGATGCTGCTTGACATAGCTCAGCAGCAG GAGGCGGACGAGCTGATCGTGGGGCTCCCCGTCTCCGCCGACGGGAGCGAGACGCCGCAGTCCAACAAGGTTCGGAGCGTCGTCGGGAGGCTCGCCGTCCAAGCGGCCGACAG GGGATTGCGGGTGTATCTGCAGGATGAGTACGGGACAACGATCGACGCCCTCGAGTTCATGATCTCCAG GGGAGTCAAGAGGTCTGCACGTGATGTCAAATCTGATGCGTATTCTGCCATG ATGATTTTGGAGAGATATTTCTCGTCATCAGGTCAAGGGGCTAAGATTGTTCTTCCTAAACAACCACAACTACAGAGCAAATTGTTAGAGAAGTCAAGGCAAGATGCTCAAGTTTAG
- the LOC4349343 gene encoding putative glucuronosyltransferase PGSIP8 isoform X1: MGWWPPAAWRRWGVVVVVVAALMAVSATAAVEEELGGRESGVVAAAAQGRWPRHRHAYAAMMYMGTPRDYEFYVAVRVMMRSLARIGADADRVLIASADVPADWVRAMREEDGMRVVLVENMKNPYESNLGGINRRFKLTLNKLYAWTLVDYERVVMIDSDNIFLQKTDELFQCGQFCAVFINPCYFHTGLFVLQPSMDVFKGMLHDLEIGRANSDGADQGFLVGCYPDLLDRPMFHPPENGSKLNGTYRLPLGYQMDASYYYLKLHWHVPCGPNSVITFPSAPWFKPWYWWSWPILPLGLSWHKQRWDDLGYAAEMPVILMEILMYAVIITITRLAKPGMTKLCYNRRPEKQNAMVQGLIKMSAIVAMLIAYAIPFFIIPRTVHPFMGWSMYLFGALALGVLVSNAFLLPLLAVLTPWLAIIGMFFVMAFPWYHGGIVRVLAIFGYAFCSAPFLWASLVRVMDSLQTMLEREPFFPRLGEPAQETEFSKLF; this comes from the exons ATGGGGTGGTGGCCGCCGgctgcgtggcggcggtggggggtggtggtcgtcgtcgtggcggcgtTGATGGCggtgtcggcgacggcggcggtggaggaggagttgggagggagggagagtggagtcgtggcagcggcggcgcaggggCGGTGGCCGAGGCACCGGCACGCGTACGCGGCGATGATGTACATGGGGACGCCGAGGGACTACGAGTTCTACGTCGCCGTGCGCGTCATGATGCGCTCCCTCGCCAGGatcggcgccgacgccgaccgcgTCCTCATCGCCTCCGCCGACGTCCCCGCCGACTGGGTCCGCGCAAT GAGGGAAGAGGATGGCATGAGAGTGGTGCTGGTGGAGAATATGAAGAATCCTTATGAGAGCAACCTTGGAGGGATCAACAGGAGGTTTAAGCTGACGCTGAACAAGCTCTATGCGTGGACCCTGGTTGACTATGAGCGCGTCGTCATGATCGACTCCGATAACATCTTCCTTCAGAAGACCGATGAGCTCTTCCAGTGTGGACAGTTCTGTGCCGTTTTCATCAACCCTTGCTACTTCCACACTGGTCTTTTCGTGCTCCAG CCTTCTATGGATGTCTTCAAAGGCATGCTTCATGACCTAGAGATTGGCCGTGCCAACTCTGATGGTGCTGACCAAGGGTTTCTTGTCGGCTGCTACCCAGACTTGCTTGATAGACCAATGTTCCACCCTCCTGAGAATGGCAGCAAGCTCAACGGGACATATCGCCTTCCTCTTGGTTATCAGATGGATGCATCCTACTACT ATCTCAAGTTGCATTGGCATGTCCCTTGTGGGCCCAACAGCGTTATCACATTCCCCAGCGCCCCTTGGTTTAAACCTTGGTATTGGTGGTCATGGCCAATCTTGCCACTGGGCCTTTCCTGGCACAAGCAACGGTGGGATGATCTTGG GTATGCCGCTGAAATGCCAGTGATCCTGATGGAGATATTGATGTACGCAGTCATTATAACCATTACCAGGTTGGCAAAGCCTGGGATGACAAAACTGTGCTATAACCGGCGGCCCGAGAAGCAAAATGCCATGGTGCAGGGGCTGATCAAGATGTCTGCAATCGTGGCCATGCTAATTGCATATGCCATCCCGTTCTTTATAATCCCACGCACGGTTCACCCATTCATGGGCTGGTCCATGTACCTGTTTGGTGCATTGGCATTGGGAGTGCTCGTGAGCAATGCCTTCTTGCTTCCATTGCTTGCTGTGCTCACGCCCTGGTTAGCTATTATTGGCATGTTCTTCGTCATGGCATTCCCGTGGTACCATGGTGGTATCGTGAGGGTTCTGGCAATCTTCGGGTACGCATTTTGTTCTGCGCCGTTCTTGTGGGCGTCTCTGGTGAGGGTGATGGACTCGTTGCAGACTATGCTCGAGAGGGAACCGTTCTTCCCTCGGCTTGGTGAACCGGCCCAGGAAACCGAATTCAGCAAGCTGTTTTGA